In a single window of the Rhodoferax saidenbachensis genome:
- a CDS encoding PLP-dependent aminotransferase family protein gives MLMKTASQTLTEQLAARFAQRIRDRLLAPGARLPSVRLCAQQQGVSPSTVVGAYDQLLAQGLVEARKNRGFYVRESTPTPVDSAQAATKKVAKNIAQDGAASRERAPLNATALIRGMFHGISDKPQPGMGVLPQEWLQTTFLSTAVRRSCGVEALNAFSLQYGEPAGDLGLRRALSTKLAGLSVQAAPEQIITTIGATQALDVASRALLRAGDYVMVEEPGWAIEFARLDALGMRILPVPRRADGPDLEVMARYCEEHQPKLFVSVSVFHNPTGFCLSPSSAYRILQLANQHNFHIVEDDTYCHFAPEHATRLCALDGLQRTIYVGGFAKILAPNWRVGYMAAPAHLVERLLDTKLLTTLTTPALLEKSLAWCIDQGQLRRHAERIRQRLDVARARSVKLALGAGCTFAAEPVGLFGWVDTGVDTDVLSQRMLDEGYLLAPGALFHAMRAPSSLMRINFATTQNSAFWETLVRLRAEQG, from the coding sequence ATGCTGATGAAAACCGCGTCACAGACGCTGACCGAGCAACTCGCCGCCCGTTTTGCCCAGCGCATCCGCGACCGCCTGCTGGCACCCGGTGCGCGCCTGCCGTCGGTGCGCCTGTGTGCGCAACAGCAGGGCGTGAGCCCGTCCACCGTGGTCGGCGCGTATGACCAACTGCTGGCCCAGGGACTGGTGGAGGCGCGCAAGAACCGCGGGTTTTATGTGCGTGAGAGCACGCCAACCCCCGTGGATAGTGCGCAAGCAGCTACTAAAAAAGTAGCAAAAAACATCGCGCAGGATGGTGCTGCTTCGCGTGAACGCGCCCCGCTCAATGCCACGGCGCTGATCCGCGGCATGTTCCACGGCATCAGCGACAAGCCGCAACCCGGCATGGGTGTGTTGCCGCAGGAGTGGTTGCAGACCACCTTTCTCTCTACCGCCGTGCGGCGCAGTTGCGGTGTGGAGGCGCTCAACGCGTTTTCGCTGCAATACGGCGAACCTGCGGGCGACCTGGGGCTGCGCCGCGCGCTGTCCACCAAACTCGCAGGGCTGTCGGTGCAGGCCGCGCCTGAGCAGATCATCACCACCATAGGCGCCACGCAGGCGCTGGATGTGGCCAGCCGCGCCCTACTGCGCGCCGGCGACTATGTGATGGTGGAAGAGCCCGGTTGGGCCATTGAGTTTGCGCGCCTGGACGCTTTGGGCATGCGCATCCTGCCGGTGCCGCGACGGGCCGACGGGCCGGACCTGGAGGTCATGGCGCGTTACTGCGAAGAACATCAACCGAAGCTGTTTGTGAGCGTGAGCGTGTTCCACAACCCCACGGGTTTTTGCCTCTCGCCCAGCAGCGCCTACCGCATCCTGCAGTTGGCAAACCAGCACAACTTTCACATTGTTGAAGACGACACCTACTGCCACTTCGCGCCCGAACACGCCACGCGCCTGTGTGCGCTCGATGGCCTGCAACGCACGATTTATGTGGGTGGCTTTGCCAAGATACTCGCGCCCAACTGGCGTGTGGGTTACATGGCCGCGCCCGCTCATCTGGTGGAGCGTTTGCTGGACACCAAACTCCTGACCACCTTGACCACCCCGGCACTGCTGGAAAAATCATTGGCCTGGTGCATCGACCAGGGCCAGCTGCGCCGCCACGCCGAACGCATTCGCCAGCGGCTGGATGTGGCGCGGGCGCGTAGCGTGAAGCTAGCGCTCGGCGCGGGGTGCACGTTTGCGGCCGAGCCGGTGGGCTTGTTTGGCTGGGTGGATACCGGTGTGGACACCGATGTGCTGTCGCAGCGGATGTTGGATGAGGGCTACCTGCTGGCGCCGGGGGCATTGTTTCACGCTATGCGGGCGCCTAGCAGTTTGATGCGGATCAACTTTGCTACTACGCAAAATTCGGCGTTTTGGGAGACTTTGGTTCGGTTGCGGGCTGAGCAGGGGTGA
- a CDS encoding IS4 family transposase, with translation MNAGRTVFAQLLAVVPFSHFEHLVDRYQANRWTRDFTAWSQFICMAYAQFTRREGLRDLIVCLNSQSSKLYHCGLRQRVSRSTLADANERRDSHLFEALGQRLIETALDLYKDHDIGLGLKEPLYAMDSTTIDLCLKLFPWADFRSTKAGIKAHTVIDLRGAIPVMLSITTGKVGDSGQLDALSLPKGSIVVLDRGYVDFARLHRLVQRECSFVVRAKDNLSFICSEAHAADVQTGVYSDQTIVLTGERSKKGYPEPLRRVRFYDAVSCLELVFLTNRLDLSALTIAAIYKQRWQIELFFKWLKQNLNIQHFFGNSLNAVRSQIWIAVCTYLIALVAHHGLHTDLSLRNFLHLVEVNMFEKISLAQMVDNAIKDDSFEELKSQVELF, from the coding sequence ATGAACGCTGGTCGCACGGTATTCGCGCAATTGCTGGCCGTCGTACCGTTTAGCCACTTTGAACACCTCGTTGATAGGTACCAAGCCAACCGCTGGACACGGGATTTCACTGCCTGGAGCCAATTCATTTGCATGGCCTACGCGCAGTTCACTCGCAGGGAAGGCTTGCGCGACCTGATCGTGTGCCTGAACTCGCAAAGCTCCAAGCTTTACCACTGCGGCCTGCGTCAGCGTGTATCACGCTCCACATTGGCCGATGCCAACGAGCGGCGTGACTCGCATTTGTTCGAAGCACTGGGGCAACGCCTGATCGAAACCGCGTTGGATTTGTACAAAGACCATGACATCGGCTTGGGCCTCAAGGAGCCACTGTATGCCATGGACTCCACCACCATCGACTTGTGTCTGAAACTGTTTCCCTGGGCTGACTTTCGGTCCACCAAAGCGGGAATCAAGGCCCATACGGTGATCGACCTGCGGGGTGCCATTCCAGTGATGCTATCGATCACCACCGGCAAAGTCGGCGACTCGGGGCAATTGGATGCATTGAGTCTGCCCAAGGGCTCTATCGTCGTGCTGGATCGCGGCTACGTGGACTTTGCAAGGTTGCACCGCTTGGTGCAACGGGAGTGCAGCTTTGTGGTGCGCGCCAAAGACAATTTGAGCTTCATCTGCAGTGAAGCCCACGCGGCTGATGTGCAAACCGGCGTGTACTCGGATCAAACCATTGTGCTGACGGGGGAGCGCTCCAAGAAAGGCTACCCTGAGCCTTTGCGCCGGGTACGTTTCTACGATGCAGTGAGTTGTTTGGAACTCGTCTTTCTAACCAACCGTCTAGACCTATCCGCCCTCACCATCGCAGCCATCTACAAGCAGCGCTGGCAGATTGAGCTGTTCTTCAAATGGCTCAAGCAGAACCTGAACATCCAACACTTCTTTGGCAATTCATTGAACGCGGTGAGATCACAGATATGGATTGCAGTGTGTACCTATTTGATAGCTTTGGTCGCACACCACGGACTACATACTGACCTGTCACTGCGTAACTTCTTGCATCTGGTGGAGGTCAACATGTTTGAGAAGATCTCTTTGGCTCAGATGGTAGACAACGCTATCAAGGACGACAGTTTCGAAGAGCTGAAATCGCAGGTTGAACTCTTCTGA
- a CDS encoding HDOD domain-containing protein produces the protein MARSVLDSVTLGYALLWNQKRQRCGVRLLVDSASPSAVDARHLLSAMAELWPSASAGVVLSVQHPVLLQDLLDHLPARGVWLEIPNAAMADTQMANRVRKAAQRGVHLVWHGEPGQIPTAVIAPHFHAVQRALTPQEALNALRTARHAGVVRSVSQTPLRIFEGMASQALVEHALDQQHAWAVLGWPNEEILYNHRLRQMQPSRAQLQTLVQAIDADESLESLEQRMGDEPLLNYRFLRYANSAALGLRQEVDSVRQGLLTMGLMRLRAWLVEQLPNASSDVNLDPVRASMVLRARVMERLVDAGAEEALRREVFLCGLFSQMDLLLGAPQGTALHHLPLPGRVASAVLGQTGPYTPWLDVATALESGSTHVIREVCKAHDMRAEEVNRALLRTLAQPPSAAVVPRYSAKNRHPYALMAA, from the coding sequence ATGGCCCGGTCTGTCCTCGACAGCGTCACCCTGGGCTACGCCCTCTTGTGGAACCAGAAGCGCCAACGCTGCGGCGTGCGCTTGCTGGTGGACAGCGCCAGCCCCAGTGCTGTGGATGCACGCCACCTGCTGTCGGCCATGGCCGAGCTCTGGCCCAGCGCCAGCGCGGGCGTGGTGCTCAGCGTGCAACACCCGGTGTTGCTGCAGGACCTGCTGGACCATTTGCCCGCGCGCGGCGTGTGGCTGGAAATTCCCAACGCAGCCATGGCGGACACACAAATGGCCAACCGTGTGCGCAAGGCCGCCCAGCGCGGTGTGCACCTGGTGTGGCACGGTGAGCCCGGCCAGATTCCCACCGCCGTCATCGCCCCCCACTTCCACGCCGTGCAGCGAGCACTCACGCCGCAAGAGGCCCTGAACGCGTTGCGCACGGCCCGCCACGCGGGCGTGGTGCGCAGTGTCAGTCAGACACCGCTGCGCATTTTTGAAGGCATGGCCAGCCAGGCGCTGGTGGAGCATGCGCTGGACCAGCAGCACGCCTGGGCGGTGCTGGGCTGGCCCAACGAAGAGATTTTGTACAACCACCGCCTGCGCCAAATGCAGCCCTCTCGCGCGCAATTGCAGACCTTGGTGCAGGCCATCGATGCCGACGAATCGCTGGAGAGCCTGGAGCAGCGCATGGGCGACGAGCCTTTGCTGAACTACCGTTTTCTGCGCTACGCCAACTCCGCCGCCCTGGGCCTGCGCCAGGAAGTGGACAGCGTGCGCCAGGGGCTTTTGACCATGGGCCTGATGCGCCTGCGCGCCTGGCTGGTGGAGCAACTGCCAAACGCCAGCAGCGATGTGAACCTGGACCCGGTGCGCGCCAGCATGGTCCTGCGCGCCCGTGTCATGGAGCGTCTGGTGGACGCGGGTGCCGAAGAAGCGCTGCGCCGCGAAGTGTTTTTGTGTGGCCTGTTCTCTCAAATGGATCTGCTGCTGGGCGCGCCACAAGGTACTGCGCTGCACCACCTGCCCCTGCCGGGCCGCGTGGCCTCGGCCGTGCTGGGACAGACCGGGCCGTACACGCCGTGGCTCGACGTGGCCACCGCGCTGGAGTCCGGCTCCACCCACGTGATCCGCGAAGTCTGCAAGGCGCACGATATGCGTGCCGAAGAGGTCAACCGCGCCCTGCTGCGCACACTGGCGCAACCGCCCAGCGCGGCCGTCGTGCCGCGTTATAGCGCCAAGAACAGGCATCCTTACGCATTGATGGCGGCGTAA